One window of the Archaeoglobus sulfaticallidus PM70-1 genome contains the following:
- a CDS encoding V-type ATP synthase subunit I domain-containing protein, translating into MPRPNRGKTETVKKRAIYVYLPSEEMAEEWKRIAKERNISISKFVVECVQESLSKDESDFVSRKELLDRVKKLEDENKELRKENRMLKNLVDKLDEELKIYRAKPFLESEFVGKREFSDELIDLFKRRKYVEYEELYLLLNVDPVNDQELVRSYLRQIEALEQYGLIESTARGWKWKL; encoded by the coding sequence ATGCCAAGACCAAACAGAGGTAAAACTGAGACTGTTAAGAAACGAGCAATCTATGTTTATCTCCCATCCGAAGAGATGGCAGAAGAGTGGAAAAGAATAGCAAAGGAAAGAAACATTTCCATATCAAAATTTGTGGTTGAGTGCGTTCAGGAGTCGCTCTCAAAAGATGAATCGGATTTTGTTTCGAGAAAAGAGCTTCTTGACAGAGTTAAAAAACTTGAAGATGAGAATAAGGAGCTGAGAAAGGAGAACAGGATGCTTAAAAATCTTGTTGATAAGCTTGACGAGGAGTTGAAGATTTACAGAGCAAAACCCTTCCTCGAAAGTGAATTCGTTGGAAAGAGGGAATTCTCTGATGAGTTGATAGATCTATTCAAAAGAAGGAAGTATGTGGAATACGAAGAGCTCTACTTACTCCTGAATGTTGATCCGGTAAATGACCAGGAACTGGTCAGGAGTTACCTCAGGCAGATAGAGGCACTCGAACAGTATGGCTTAATTGAGTCCACCGCGAGGGGGTGGAAATGGAAGCTCTGA
- a CDS encoding CBS domain-containing protein: MYKDYAGKPTREKKNSAKLKEGEIMDYCTKSVVTIPPTSTIMSAVKSMMKYNFRRMPIADPGTKRLEGIITVTDIINFFGGGQKYQIVQNRYDGNLMAAVNEEVEAIMEGDVISIDFTSSLEDAIELMLKKRVGGCPVVDRDNIILGIITEKDVLSYLSENGEIDGFVRNYMTKGVITASPDTTVEEAMKLMISRKMRRLPVIRDGIFVGLVTAREILRYFGSGEAFKMLITGDIKEALNQPLSHILSNENLRVYKEPLLVPPDERISDLVKLMKGSGYGVALVVNNGNLEGIITERDLIRFLYSKM, translated from the coding sequence ATGTATAAAGACTACGCAGGAAAGCCTACGAGGGAGAAGAAAAACTCAGCAAAGCTGAAAGAAGGAGAAATAATGGACTACTGCACGAAGAGTGTCGTTACGATACCACCAACATCCACGATAATGTCTGCAGTGAAGTCGATGATGAAGTACAATTTCAGAAGGATGCCCATAGCGGACCCAGGAACAAAGAGGCTTGAAGGAATTATAACGGTCACGGATATAATAAACTTCTTTGGAGGGGGGCAGAAGTACCAGATCGTTCAGAACAGATATGATGGAAATCTGATGGCTGCAGTCAACGAAGAGGTTGAGGCCATAATGGAAGGAGATGTGATAAGCATCGATTTTACATCTTCTCTTGAAGATGCAATTGAGCTAATGCTAAAGAAAAGGGTTGGTGGTTGCCCTGTTGTTGATAGAGATAATATAATTCTTGGCATAATAACCGAGAAGGATGTCCTGAGCTATTTGTCGGAAAATGGAGAAATTGATGGTTTTGTTAGGAATTATATGACGAAGGGCGTCATAACAGCCAGTCCTGATACTACTGTAGAGGAAGCCATGAAACTGATGATCTCAAGGAAGATGAGAAGACTTCCTGTGATTAGGGATGGTATATTCGTTGGATTGGTCACTGCAAGAGAAATTTTGAGGTATTTTGGGAGTGGAGAGGCCTTCAAAATGCTGATAACCGGTGACATCAAGGAAGCCCTGAATCAGCCCCTGTCTCACATACTATCCAACGAGAATCTTAGAGTGTACAAGGAGCCACTGCTCGTGCCTCCGGATGAGAGAATTTCCGATCTTGTGAAGCTTATGAAAGGATCAGGATACGGTGTGGCTCTCGTTGTCAATAATGGAAACCTTGAAGGTATAATCACCGAGAGAGACCTCATAAGGTTCCTGTATTCCAAAATGTAG
- a CDS encoding tyrosine-type recombinase/integrase: MEALMQTSFLEAFREDCISRGMTSESIRRYISCLRIFLKWLDERNVDVKGVDKFVLRDFLSYLRSKGLKQKTLENYFSAISSFYDFLLYEGVVKGNPVNPVRKRYLNPYKKNKSSEKRVLTVEEASLLVNSIPYIRDKAIVLLLLKTGIRRGELISIDVQDINWEEQSILLKPKAKRSNRVVFFDDETGRILKKWMKVREKLNPKTDALFVNERGERLRRNGVYGAVTKWASMLGFHNPESDNPMDHFTPHTCRHCFTMWLRKSGMRREFIKELRGDSRREAIDIYDHIDKDELRKAYLAHIPKLGVE; encoded by the coding sequence ATGGAAGCTCTGATGCAGACCTCATTCCTTGAGGCTTTCAGAGAGGACTGCATCAGCAGGGGAATGACTTCAGAGAGCATTAGAAGGTACATCTCCTGTCTCAGAATATTCCTGAAGTGGCTCGATGAGAGAAATGTTGACGTAAAAGGTGTTGATAAATTTGTCTTGAGGGACTTTCTATCTTATCTCAGAAGCAAGGGATTGAAGCAGAAGACTCTCGAAAACTACTTTTCAGCAATTTCCAGCTTCTATGACTTTCTGCTGTATGAAGGTGTTGTTAAAGGTAATCCAGTCAATCCTGTCAGAAAAAGGTATCTGAACCCGTACAAGAAAAATAAGAGTTCAGAGAAGAGAGTTCTCACGGTTGAGGAAGCAAGCCTGCTGGTTAACTCGATACCATATATCAGGGATAAGGCCATAGTCCTTCTCCTGCTAAAGACCGGAATCAGAAGAGGTGAACTAATCTCGATTGACGTGCAGGATATAAACTGGGAAGAGCAATCGATACTCCTGAAACCAAAGGCAAAAAGGTCCAACAGAGTAGTATTCTTCGATGACGAAACCGGAAGAATTCTCAAAAAATGGATGAAAGTTCGAGAGAAGCTGAATCCGAAGACTGATGCGCTGTTCGTTAATGAGAGGGGAGAAAGGCTCAGAAGAAATGGAGTTTACGGAGCAGTGACCAAGTGGGCTTCGATGCTTGGCTTCCATAATCCCGAATCTGACAATCCCATGGACCACTTCACTCCACACACGTGCAGACACTGCTTCACAATGTGGCTGAGAAAGAGCGGAATGAGGAGAGAGTTCATTAAGGAGCTTAGAGGAGATTCAAGAAGAGAGGCAATTGATATCTACGACCACATAGATAAAGATGAGCTAAGAAAAGCTTATCTCGCGCATATACCGAAGCTGGGTGTTGAATAA
- a CDS encoding sodium:solute symporter family protein translates to MDFLLMALVVAIYLIVTIYLGYFGFKSTNSSEDYLVAGRKINPAIMALSYGAAFISTSAIVGFGGVAGLFGMPLLWLTFLNILVGIFIAYAVVGKRVRRFGMKTGALTFPELLGKMYGSRFLQVFAGLVVFLFMPLYAGVVLIGASRFMEVSLSIDYNMALLIMAVIIAVYVVYGGLIAVIYTDAFQGGIMLVSMIFLLISTYAFFGGVIPAHETLTSYNDLAVEIFSSKIPGHNGWTAFPTLGSVAWWVLVSSLILGVGIGVLAQPQLAVRLMTVGSDRDLDRAVPIGAFFIFIMVGTSFIVGALSNAYFLETVGKPSIAVAGGNVDKIIPAFINSFMPDWFVVLFLVTLLAAAMSTLSSQFHTIGSALGRDVFQAGLMKGRYDEKTILITRIAIAIGIVFSIFLAYILPPGVIARGTAIFFALCASSFLPAYLGGLYWSKASREGAITSILAGFTISLIYLTFVHAKEASELGICKLIFGVNTIAQFPWTVVDPIVVALPVSTVTFIAVSLVTKQKVRIVEEVKT, encoded by the coding sequence ATGGATTTCCTGTTGATGGCGCTGGTTGTTGCAATATACCTGATAGTGACGATATATCTGGGGTACTTTGGATTTAAATCGACAAACAGCTCAGAGGATTACCTCGTTGCTGGCAGGAAAATAAATCCGGCGATAATGGCTTTATCTTATGGAGCAGCGTTCATATCCACTTCGGCCATTGTTGGTTTCGGTGGTGTGGCTGGATTATTCGGGATGCCGCTTTTATGGCTGACATTCCTCAATATCCTTGTGGGAATATTCATAGCGTATGCTGTGGTTGGAAAGAGAGTCAGAAGGTTTGGAATGAAAACAGGGGCTTTGACATTCCCGGAGTTGCTTGGAAAGATGTACGGATCGAGATTCCTGCAGGTTTTTGCCGGGCTGGTGGTCTTCTTATTCATGCCCCTGTATGCAGGGGTTGTGCTGATAGGGGCATCGAGATTCATGGAGGTATCGCTCTCTATCGACTACAACATGGCACTGCTGATAATGGCCGTGATAATAGCCGTGTATGTTGTATACGGTGGGCTAATAGCGGTCATATACACGGATGCATTTCAGGGCGGGATAATGCTTGTGAGCATGATCTTCTTGCTGATCTCAACGTATGCTTTCTTTGGTGGCGTTATACCTGCCCATGAAACGCTAACATCTTACAACGATCTGGCTGTTGAAATATTCTCATCCAAGATTCCCGGCCACAACGGATGGACAGCATTTCCAACTCTGGGCTCGGTAGCATGGTGGGTGCTCGTATCCTCCCTGATTCTTGGAGTTGGAATAGGTGTCCTCGCACAACCACAGCTTGCAGTCAGGCTTATGACCGTTGGCAGTGACAGGGACCTCGATAGAGCAGTTCCAATTGGAGCCTTCTTCATATTCATAATGGTTGGAACATCGTTCATTGTTGGGGCTTTGAGCAATGCATACTTCCTCGAAACGGTTGGAAAACCATCCATTGCGGTTGCTGGTGGGAATGTGGACAAGATAATTCCTGCGTTCATAAACTCCTTCATGCCGGACTGGTTCGTTGTGCTGTTCCTCGTGACACTTCTGGCAGCAGCAATGTCAACACTCAGCAGTCAATTCCATACGATAGGCTCGGCACTCGGCAGGGATGTATTTCAGGCTGGACTCATGAAGGGTAGGTATGATGAGAAGACGATACTAATAACGAGAATAGCGATTGCCATAGGAATAGTTTTCAGCATATTTCTGGCATACATCCTCCCACCCGGTGTCATCGCGAGAGGAACTGCGATATTCTTTGCCCTCTGTGCCTCATCCTTCCTTCCTGCATATCTCGGTGGACTGTACTGGAGCAAAGCGAGCAGAGAAGGTGCGATCACAAGCATTCTCGCCGGCTTTACTATCTCTTTGATTTACCTGACATTCGTGCATGCAAAAGAGGCAAGTGAACTCGGTATCTGCAAGCTGATATTCGGAGTTAACACGATCGCACAGTTTCCGTGGACAGTCGTGGATCCAATAGTAGTAGCACTTCCGGTATCGACAGTGACATTCATAGCCGTGAGCCTTGTAACAAAGCAGAAGGTCAGAATCGTTGAGGAAGTGAAGACCTGA
- a CDS encoding phosphate-starvation-inducible PsiE family protein translates to MNNDLKAKLVEIPVKILALIIAFMVILRFAYVFYNFLEDPFHEPAALSEEAVKHVMVSLILLELLALTLRFLIHDIIDPNLLLITVLTALGREIIILDLKEVDYTKIIALGLVFAITIFGLHILKQRDSEV, encoded by the coding sequence ATGAACAATGATTTAAAAGCAAAGCTCGTAGAAATTCCTGTTAAGATACTTGCATTAATTATTGCGTTTATGGTCATATTGAGGTTTGCTTACGTTTTTTACAACTTCCTCGAGGACCCATTCCACGAACCTGCAGCCCTTAGTGAAGAAGCTGTAAAACATGTGATGGTCTCTCTGATATTGCTCGAACTCCTAGCGCTAACCCTTCGATTTCTGATTCACGATATAATCGACCCGAATCTACTTCTGATTACTGTTTTAACGGCTCTTGGGAGAGAGATTATTATCTTAGATCTCAAGGAAGTGGATTACACCAAGATAATAGCACTTGGGTTAGTATTCGCCATAACAATCTTTGGTCTGCATATCCTGAAACAACGAGATTCTGAAGTTTGA
- a CDS encoding CBS domain-containing protein has protein sequence MEMPHNIPVKEIMTREVCTASLEDSLLNASRKMLECGVGSIVVLDNGNPVGIVTEKDILEKVVSRNKTPSEVLLKDIMTTPLIVINPMTSLREAAQIMLKKGIRRLPIVNENRLVGIITDNDILSVSLDLIESNEIKNYKMLLRESEYEDVRFGKCEKCGKFYDNLVEYNGLKLCEDCAELNEG, from the coding sequence ATGGAAATGCCCCATAACATACCAGTGAAAGAAATTATGACGAGAGAAGTTTGTACAGCCAGTCTTGAAGATTCCTTGCTCAATGCATCGAGAAAAATGCTTGAATGTGGTGTTGGGAGTATTGTAGTGTTGGATAACGGAAATCCCGTTGGAATCGTTACCGAGAAGGATATTTTGGAGAAAGTAGTATCGAGAAATAAAACCCCTTCAGAGGTTTTGCTTAAGGATATAATGACAACACCGCTAATTGTGATAAACCCGATGACGAGCCTGAGGGAGGCAGCCCAAATAATGCTCAAAAAGGGAATCAGGAGGTTGCCCATCGTAAATGAAAACAGGCTTGTTGGGATAATAACGGACAACGATATTTTGAGTGTCTCGCTGGATCTGATAGAGTCCAACGAGATTAAAAACTATAAGATGCTCTTGAGAGAGAGTGAGTATGAGGATGTCAGGTTTGGCAAGTGTGAGAAATGCGGGAAGTTCTATGATAATCTTGTCGAGTATAATGGTCTGAAGCTCTGTGAGGACTGTGCAGAGCTTAACGAGGGATGA
- a CDS encoding DUF2080 family transposase-associated protein, which translates to MKEEVEAAFEKSVTPFGNSAKVP; encoded by the coding sequence TTGAAAGAAGAGGTTGAGGCTGCTTTCGAGAAGAGTGTAACACCTTTCGGCAATTCAGCTAAGGTGCCCTAA
- a CDS encoding cohesin domain-containing protein: MKRYLILLILMIALVPVSAQKVYTSTQTVKEGENFKVKVYGSYFDSIAGIDLNIQFDPSVIKLNGISAGKNFSKCFKFNNINNTRGFGRVAIICGDARTFKNDLIAIYSFTALKGETHLHITASLSTSDFKTVYPETVDGSVKVLTKGSPDTGSASTGSSGLTDPANNAQNGVQPTVQPTQQPVNTVQPAKTEQTPIAEQTQKPKSQTEQKTSSPASHTTPTAIPTTTEIATKSTTEEKLNLKNIPEIPGFEVCPLLIAALISAIRSRKS, from the coding sequence ATGAAGAGATATCTGATTCTACTGATCCTTATGATCGCATTAGTACCAGTTTCAGCCCAAAAAGTTTATACCAGCACACAAACAGTAAAAGAAGGAGAGAACTTTAAGGTAAAGGTTTATGGTAGTTACTTCGATTCGATAGCTGGGATAGATCTAAACATTCAGTTCGACCCATCAGTAATCAAACTGAATGGCATAAGTGCTGGAAAAAATTTCTCAAAGTGTTTTAAATTCAATAATATAAACAATACTAGGGGTTTTGGAAGGGTTGCCATAATATGCGGTGATGCGAGAACCTTTAAAAATGATTTGATAGCGATATACAGCTTCACAGCTTTAAAAGGTGAAACACATCTGCATATCACAGCCAGCCTGAGCACTTCTGATTTCAAAACGGTATATCCTGAAACGGTTGATGGTTCTGTGAAAGTGCTCACTAAAGGCTCTCCAGATACCGGTTCTGCAAGTACCGGCAGTTCAGGATTGACAGATCCTGCAAACAACGCCCAGAACGGGGTACAACCTACTGTACAACCTACTCAACAGCCAGTAAATACCGTACAGCCAGCTAAAACCGAACAGACTCCCATAGCAGAGCAGACTCAAAAACCCAAATCCCAAACCGAGCAAAAAACTTCAAGTCCTGCATCCCACACAACTCCAACAGCTATTCCAACAACCACAGAAATTGCTACAAAGAGCACAACCGAAGAAAAACTCAATCTGAAGAACATACCCGAGATACCCGGATTCGAGGTGTGTCCACTCCTTATTGCAGCCCTGATATCAGCAATAAGGAGTAGAAAGTCTTAA
- a CDS encoding symporter small accessory protein, with protein MMLGMADVWTALGYLMTILSVIFCIAYGVWKWRG; from the coding sequence ATGATGCTGGGTATGGCAGATGTGTGGACAGCACTGGGATACTTGATGACGATACTCTCTGTAATATTCTGCATAGCTTATGGAGTATGGAAATGGAGGGGTTGA
- a CDS encoding response regulator: MKEDEESKAIKILIADDEKALVEIIEKMIVHFFNQYPNFNVVVYKTTSGKEAFQKYAEVKPHLSFIDLVMRDKHGMELIDEITSNFQNSKIIVLSPFSESIIREVKKLGKDTTVLTKPFRIRDLYTAISKVLSTDFPEFSTCFRTDMSL, from the coding sequence ATGAAAGAAGACGAAGAGAGCAAAGCTATAAAAATCCTAATAGCTGATGACGAAAAGGCACTGGTAGAAATCATCGAAAAAATGATAGTACATTTTTTCAACCAGTATCCAAATTTCAATGTTGTGGTGTACAAAACAACCAGTGGTAAAGAAGCTTTTCAAAAGTATGCTGAGGTGAAACCCCACCTGTCCTTCATAGATCTCGTCATGCGTGATAAACATGGCATGGAGTTAATAGACGAGATCACGAGTAACTTCCAGAATTCAAAGATAATTGTGCTTTCTCCCTTTTCAGAATCGATAATCAGGGAAGTCAAAAAATTGGGTAAAGATACAACCGTACTGACAAAACCATTCAGGATAAGAGATCTATACACAGCAATAAGTAAAGTTCTATCAACCGATTTTCCTGAGTTTTCCACTTGTTTCAGAACAGATATGAGTTTATAA
- a CDS encoding RNA ligase, protein MKFVAEALHLSPPAAKRLEERNLLREAFVKHSFFHDIVSAYKLEKKFGGFEEGTLIAKTKHGLEVVRGYPKIRRALTLHPTIKKHFRDEVVVEEKMNGYNVRIVNFGSNLYAITRRGFICPYTTEKAREMIDSSFFRHYPELMLCCEVVGKESPFVVKDIYGTDLDFYIFDVREKRSNRSLSIDNKMKIAEEYGFKLAPILERCDTNVAHEVCRDIIERIGNEGREGIVLKDPEMKINPIKYTTSESNATDLYFAFRYFNDYGKDFMLSRLVREAFQSFEFNENESKFKERCERIGKAILESMIKSVIDVSCGREVSEHHRLRFSSLEVLELFKVHLIRMGVDVRFSDPYHDGEKYVLEFRRIMRSTTDKISHHLKGNLW, encoded by the coding sequence ATGAAATTCGTTGCGGAAGCTTTACACCTGTCTCCTCCAGCTGCGAAAAGGCTGGAGGAGAGAAACCTCCTGAGAGAAGCTTTTGTTAAACACTCTTTTTTTCATGATATCGTCTCTGCATACAAGCTCGAGAAAAAGTTTGGTGGATTTGAAGAGGGTACGCTTATAGCAAAAACAAAGCATGGTTTGGAAGTAGTCAGAGGATATCCGAAGATAAGGAGGGCTTTAACACTTCATCCAACAATAAAAAAGCATTTCAGGGATGAGGTGGTTGTTGAGGAAAAGATGAACGGGTATAATGTAAGGATTGTTAACTTTGGCAGCAATCTATATGCAATAACGAGAAGGGGTTTCATCTGTCCATATACTACAGAAAAAGCGAGGGAGATGATTGACAGCTCTTTTTTCAGACATTATCCAGAACTCATGCTTTGCTGTGAGGTTGTGGGTAAAGAGTCCCCATTTGTGGTTAAGGACATCTACGGCACCGATCTGGACTTTTATATATTTGATGTGAGGGAGAAAAGGTCTAACAGATCTCTATCAATTGATAATAAAATGAAAATTGCAGAGGAGTATGGGTTTAAATTAGCTCCGATTCTGGAGAGATGTGATACAAATGTAGCTCATGAGGTTTGCAGAGATATTATTGAGCGAATAGGGAACGAGGGTAGAGAGGGGATAGTTTTAAAGGATCCTGAAATGAAGATAAATCCGATAAAATATACAACAAGTGAATCCAATGCCACGGATTTATACTTTGCTTTCAGATACTTCAACGACTATGGAAAGGATTTCATGCTTTCAAGACTTGTAAGGGAAGCGTTTCAGAGCTTCGAATTTAATGAAAACGAAAGCAAATTCAAAGAAAGGTGTGAAAGGATAGGAAAGGCAATTCTGGAATCTATGATTAAAAGCGTAATTGATGTCAGTTGCGGAAGGGAAGTCTCTGAACATCACAGACTGAGATTCAGCAGCCTTGAAGTACTTGAACTCTTCAAGGTACATCTGATTAGGATGGGTGTTGATGTCAGGTTCAGCGATCCATACCACGATGGCGAAAAGTATGTTCTCGAATTCAGAAGGATCATGCGAAGCACGACAGATAAAATATCACACCATTTGAAGGGAAACCTCTGGTAG